In Marinicella rhabdoformis, a genomic segment contains:
- a CDS encoding ComF family protein — protein MMRRCSVCASPAPNALCQACRTLLVKPDFSCLNCGKPLPNDDSDTCGECRTSQPAFDAVIYASLYQYPIDHWVHQLKFGGQLTAAQIMAEALIPYLESTDVNTPIIPMPLHPSRLRIRGYNQAAIIAKIIAEKQNRRLLQNALIRTKATKMQAELREKQRQANVAGAFKCPEKLNHETVLLIDDVLTTGQTLRSAAKTLKKAGVKTVIAAVFSRSKG, from the coding sequence ATGATGCGCCGTTGTTCTGTATGTGCCTCGCCCGCACCAAATGCATTGTGCCAAGCTTGTCGCACTTTGTTGGTCAAACCAGATTTCAGTTGCCTAAACTGTGGCAAGCCCTTGCCCAATGATGACAGCGACACTTGTGGCGAATGCCGCACTTCTCAACCTGCATTTGATGCGGTGATTTACGCCAGCCTTTACCAATACCCTATCGATCACTGGGTACATCAGTTGAAGTTTGGTGGACAATTAACTGCCGCTCAAATCATGGCAGAAGCTTTGATTCCATACCTTGAGTCAACAGACGTAAACACACCAATTATTCCAATGCCTTTACACCCCTCCCGCCTCAGGATTCGGGGTTATAACCAAGCGGCAATCATCGCCAAAATCATTGCAGAAAAACAAAACCGTCGCTTATTACAAAACGCCTTAATTCGAACCAAAGCAACAAAAATGCAAGCCGAATTGCGTGAAAAACAAAGGCAAGCAAATGTTGCAGGAGCCTTTAAATGCCCAGAAAAACTCAACCACGAAACCGTGTTACTGATCGATGATGTACTCACCACCGGACAAACATTAAGGTCGGCAGCAAAAACACTCAAAAAAGCAGGAGTAAAAACCGTGATAGCCGCCGTATTTTCACGATCCAAGGGATAA
- a CDS encoding right-handed parallel beta-helix repeat-containing protein has translation MKIKTKEIKNQYHLKRKALVSSVLFALSGLGQSALIQVGSDCSLVEAIEAANTDAVVNSCVSGNGDDIIQLPPVNSPLQSFGVNSQHEASTAIPGTYVGLPIINSHITIDGQGNTIQGSTGSNLFRIFELAAGSTLILNDVTVAGGDDGLGIGSGVLNYAGFLEVNNSTLSDNHGAVASMYGQTSLNNSVVVSNFADNSNTAAGIFAYSSLFELNNSSVINNRLTEIPPLWGQRSSKGKIDLKRGGSGPVAGGIQLINSESKLINSTISGNKGFIGGLTITEQVPPAISKHLNKGNVSNKGGPSYSTLISHVTLSDNTGYVGGFAMNASLASMTLEATIISGNKTEALPEYANGYVIGASAVITDAHNFIGDNGQTKVYGLPMGASDVVFTNSVSDNLYPLNLTNGQFVQPLKHGSIAIDGLAKSCYQNLVLDQEGKGRGIDGDTNGSFICDAGAFEHSLPIIVNGGACTLQNAMVSANNDASVGGCQPGNGHDIIELPEGSTHTHTVAADVYNLQNQYYFGSGLPVVRSGMIINGNNSLVERDTSSLEDFNLFTVADENGLILNDVTVTGANTGLAAVASWYGSEIQLFNSNVIGNQTMGVLSVLNHISGIEKSNISNNMGEAQFSHLPSGLVGLQSANFRLSETLISNNSGTAIGGAQLSGNMNMVVKNNTISGNEGITLGGLQMAQNQGLITNNTITKNEGQSVGGFYGSDADNVTLSNNIISGNILVIPPPSAGDKGGGTGYAEMNMVVSGTPLLVSRNNIIGQNGNSGTNHVFDLSDVTPPGSVDTVIEPILVDNGGTSMTHLPILGGLAIDSGSSSCELNRVDQRGFIRPWDGNSDGVSLCDVGAVELNSVHEDDLIFKDGFDEGVVP, from the coding sequence ATGAAAATTAAAACTAAAGAAATAAAAAATCAATATCATTTGAAAAGGAAAGCGCTGGTCAGCAGCGTCTTATTTGCACTGAGTGGTTTGGGGCAATCAGCTTTAATTCAAGTGGGTAGTGATTGTTCATTGGTGGAAGCGATTGAAGCAGCAAATACTGATGCGGTAGTCAACAGTTGTGTATCAGGTAATGGAGATGACATAATACAACTTCCTCCTGTTAATAGCCCGTTACAAAGTTTCGGTGTTAACTCACAGCATGAAGCATCAACTGCCATCCCAGGCACTTACGTAGGTTTGCCAATTATTAACAGCCACATCACAATAGACGGCCAAGGTAATACGATTCAAGGCAGCACTGGTTCAAACCTTTTCAGAATTTTTGAGTTAGCAGCAGGCAGCACATTGATTTTGAACGATGTGACTGTGGCCGGTGGTGATGATGGTTTAGGCATAGGAAGTGGCGTTTTAAACTATGCAGGATTCTTAGAGGTAAACAATTCTACTTTAAGTGATAACCATGGTGCTGTTGCCAGTATGTATGGTCAAACAAGCCTTAATAATTCTGTTGTTGTAAGTAATTTTGCAGATAACAGTAATACTGCTGCTGGCATCTTTGCATACAGTTCATTGTTTGAGCTGAACAACAGTAGTGTGATAAACAATCGACTTACAGAAATTCCGCCTTTATGGGGTCAAAGAAGCAGCAAGGGTAAAATAGATTTAAAAAGAGGGGGCTCAGGCCCTGTTGCTGGTGGTATACAGTTAATTAACTCTGAATCAAAATTAATCAACAGCACCATCAGTGGAAACAAAGGCTTTATAGGTGGCTTAACTATAACGGAGCAAGTGCCACCAGCTATCAGTAAGCATTTAAATAAGGGTAATGTTTCAAACAAAGGCGGTCCAAGTTATTCAACATTGATCAGCCATGTTACATTGTCTGACAATACAGGTTATGTCGGTGGTTTTGCTATGAACGCCAGCCTGGCATCGATGACTTTAGAAGCTACCATTATTTCAGGAAATAAAACTGAAGCATTGCCAGAATATGCCAATGGCTATGTTATCGGAGCATCCGCAGTAATTACAGATGCACATAATTTTATCGGTGATAATGGCCAAACTAAAGTGTATGGCCTACCAATGGGAGCATCAGATGTTGTTTTTACCAATTCAGTAAGTGACAACTTATATCCCCTCAATTTAACAAATGGTCAATTTGTTCAACCATTAAAACATGGCAGTATTGCTATTGATGGTCTGGCTAAATCATGTTACCAAAACTTGGTCTTAGATCAAGAAGGAAAAGGCAGGGGTATTGATGGTGATACAAATGGCTCTTTTATCTGTGATGCCGGCGCATTTGAGCATTCTTTGCCCATCATTGTAAATGGTGGTGCATGTACATTACAAAACGCCATGGTTTCTGCTAACAATGACGCCAGTGTGGGTGGCTGTCAACCTGGCAATGGGCATGATATTATTGAATTACCAGAAGGGAGTACACACACTCATACAGTCGCGGCAGATGTTTATAATCTTCAAAATCAGTATTATTTTGGTTCTGGATTGCCAGTTGTTAGAAGCGGCATGATCATAAATGGAAACAACTCATTGGTAGAGCGAGACACTTCGTCATTGGAAGATTTTAACTTGTTTACAGTAGCTGATGAAAATGGTTTGATTTTAAATGATGTAACCGTGACTGGTGCCAATACTGGATTAGCTGCTGTGGCGTCATGGTATGGCAGTGAAATCCAATTGTTTAATTCGAATGTGATAGGTAATCAAACAATGGGTGTGTTATCAGTTTTAAATCACATCAGCGGCATAGAAAAATCAAATATTTCTAATAACATGGGTGAGGCTCAATTTTCACATTTACCATCGGGGCTAGTTGGGCTTCAGAGTGCCAATTTTAGATTGAGTGAAACACTGATTTCGAATAATTCAGGCACAGCAATTGGAGGGGCGCAGTTATCAGGGAACATGAACATGGTTGTTAAGAATAATACCATTTCTGGTAATGAGGGTATTACATTGGGTGGTTTACAGATGGCACAAAACCAAGGACTGATCACTAACAATACAATCACAAAAAATGAAGGCCAAAGTGTAGGTGGCTTTTATGGCTCAGATGCTGACAATGTGACATTGTCTAATAACATCATATCTGGAAATATATTGGTGATTCCACCTCCATCTGCTGGGGATAAAGGCGGTGGAACAGGATATGCTGAAATGAATATGGTGGTATCTGGCACTCCACTGTTGGTCAGTAGAAATAATATCATTGGCCAAAATGGCAACAGTGGTACCAACCATGTGTTTGATCTTTCTGATGTTACACCACCTGGAAGTGTTGACACCGTCATTGAGCCAATATTGGTTGATAATGGAGGCACCTCAATGACTCACTTGCCAATTCTCGGCGGTTTGGCCATAGATTCAGGCAGTTCAAGTTGTGAGTTAAATAGAGTCGATCAGCGAGGGTTTATTCGTCCATGGGATGGGAATTCAGATGGTGTTTCATTGTGTGATGTAGGTGCGGTTGAACTGAATTCAGTGCATGAAGATGATTTGATTTTTAAAGATGGTTTTGATGAAGGTGTTGTGCCATAA
- the smc gene encoding chromosome segregation protein SMC, which produces MRLSKIKIAGFKSFVDPTEVLLPSNLIGVVGPNGCGKSNIIDAVRWVMGETSAKMLRGASMTDVIFTGSASRKPVSLATVELLFDNSDGQIQGEFATYNEISVKRQVNRDSQSFYYLNGNKCRKKDIVDLFLGTGLGPRSYSIIEQGMISQIVESKAEDLRGYIEEAAGVSKYRDRRRETERRIKRTRENLERLDDLRTEVGKHIQHLQRQAKNAERYKKLKEQYKVIRAEVLALRWHQWNQQAEGSEAQVNQLKTALEQARSGQTDGEKNIEAQRAAHQALVDENNKVQERLYHINSEIGKIEQAIAHSKALSERHKLDLEQTEHGISRAQEQIETDQAQFEEQQMAIENLTPEIEALEMQLEEIQAIHEESESGQEQWRTQWDENAQALNEKNRTIEVERTKIQSLEQQVMRSSERLQMLLPIDGESEDVALHADLEHLQEQNELQQAKHESLEEALIEAKEAQQQLDQQGQLLRQTIDQCQEQLHQNKGRRGSLLALQQAAQAKDNPALKQWLADNPKLQSERLSDLIKVEAGWELAVETVLQDRLQAFVTDQQDWQTVMKDWTFGAATTVQNSQGHLAANKGTLSECVKAPDAVLDWFNSIKICPDLSQAQSLVNGLAAGESVVTADGHWLSQHWLHINQGGSEDSFLLRQKALKQLDQNIETDEVSLQQAQQDNELVKANKVTQQGQIEQLQLDVNMSHRKLSELNGLILNKQQMIEQLKKQAAQKDEESNQVRKALANDEAAIKTSRALLEQAMNDLVAVETNKLELQQQQQGIQGQYQQSKSQLNDISTRYYQQKIGLAAHQNKAQALQQGMTRTQDNLAQLTARKDQLLQQMSQDLDPMSGKQNDLEQLIADRISTEKIRDEKRQTVQQSQSELDQLERARSAHQSQIDQARSALEQANLTAQSNKMKATGFYEQLKDQGFHAAQMVEDMEEAGQLSQNLDQQVADKEEQVERLNRGIVRLEPVNLAAIEEFEEESKRKAYLDEQNSDLEAALGTLEDAIARIDKDTRTLFKETFETVNNNIKEIFPRLFGGGHAYLELTGNDLLTTGVTIMARPPGKRVSSIQLLSGGEKALTAVSLVFAIFNLNPAPFCMLDEVDAPLDDANVSRFSAMVAEMSEKVQFLFVTHNKVTMEIANQLMGVTMREAGVSRLVSVDLAEAEEMALQ; this is translated from the coding sequence ATGCGATTATCTAAAATAAAAATAGCCGGATTCAAATCATTTGTAGACCCGACAGAAGTACTGTTACCCAGCAACCTGATTGGCGTGGTAGGCCCCAATGGTTGTGGTAAATCCAACATCATTGATGCCGTGCGTTGGGTAATGGGAGAGACCTCTGCCAAGATGCTGCGAGGCGCCTCTATGACCGATGTCATTTTCACAGGTTCTGCCTCAAGAAAGCCTGTCAGCCTAGCGACTGTAGAATTACTTTTTGATAATTCAGATGGACAAATTCAAGGTGAATTCGCCACCTACAATGAAATATCAGTCAAAAGGCAAGTGAACCGAGATTCACAATCCTTTTACTACCTCAACGGCAACAAATGCCGCAAAAAAGACATTGTTGATCTGTTCCTTGGCACAGGCCTTGGCCCAAGAAGTTATTCAATCATTGAACAAGGTATGATTTCGCAAATTGTGGAATCCAAAGCCGAAGATTTGCGCGGTTACATTGAAGAAGCGGCCGGTGTTTCTAAATACCGAGACCGCAGACGCGAAACCGAGCGTCGCATCAAACGCACAAGAGAAAATTTAGAGCGATTAGATGATTTGCGCACCGAAGTTGGCAAACACATTCAACACTTACAAAGACAAGCCAAGAACGCCGAGCGTTATAAAAAACTGAAAGAACAATACAAAGTAATTCGCGCTGAAGTGTTGGCGCTTCGCTGGCACCAATGGAATCAACAAGCCGAAGGCAGTGAGGCACAAGTCAATCAACTCAAAACCGCTTTGGAACAAGCCCGCTCTGGACAAACAGATGGTGAGAAAAACATAGAAGCCCAACGTGCCGCTCACCAAGCTTTGGTCGATGAAAACAACAAAGTGCAAGAACGCTTGTACCATATCAACAGTGAAATCGGCAAAATTGAGCAAGCCATCGCGCATTCTAAAGCCTTGTCTGAACGCCACAAATTAGACTTGGAACAAACGGAACACGGTATCAGCCGTGCGCAAGAACAAATTGAAACCGACCAGGCTCAATTTGAAGAACAGCAAATGGCGATTGAAAACCTGACACCTGAAATCGAAGCATTGGAAATGCAGTTAGAAGAAATTCAGGCGATTCATGAAGAAAGCGAGTCAGGCCAAGAACAGTGGCGTACCCAATGGGATGAAAACGCACAAGCACTGAATGAAAAAAACCGCACCATCGAAGTGGAACGCACCAAAATTCAATCGTTAGAGCAACAAGTCATGCGTTCTTCCGAACGCCTTCAAATGCTGCTGCCCATAGACGGTGAAAGCGAAGATGTGGCATTGCATGCTGATTTGGAGCACCTACAAGAACAAAACGAACTGCAACAGGCCAAACACGAAAGCTTGGAAGAAGCCTTGATTGAAGCCAAAGAAGCACAGCAACAACTAGACCAACAAGGTCAATTATTACGCCAAACCATTGACCAATGCCAAGAACAATTACACCAAAACAAAGGTCGACGTGGCTCCTTATTAGCCCTACAACAAGCCGCACAAGCCAAAGACAATCCCGCATTGAAACAATGGTTGGCGGACAACCCCAAACTACAATCAGAGCGGTTGTCTGATTTGATCAAAGTTGAAGCCGGCTGGGAATTGGCTGTCGAGACGGTGTTACAAGATCGGCTTCAGGCTTTTGTCACCGATCAGCAAGATTGGCAAACGGTGATGAAAGATTGGACCTTTGGTGCTGCAACCACTGTTCAAAACAGCCAAGGTCACTTAGCCGCCAATAAAGGTACTTTATCAGAATGTGTCAAAGCACCTGATGCGGTATTAGATTGGTTCAACAGCATCAAAATATGTCCCGATTTGAGTCAGGCCCAAAGTTTAGTCAACGGTTTGGCCGCTGGCGAATCTGTGGTGACAGCCGACGGCCACTGGTTAAGCCAACACTGGTTGCACATCAACCAAGGTGGTTCAGAAGACAGTTTCTTGTTACGCCAAAAGGCATTAAAACAACTGGACCAAAACATTGAAACTGATGAAGTCAGTCTACAACAAGCGCAACAAGACAATGAACTGGTCAAAGCCAACAAGGTCACTCAGCAAGGGCAAATTGAACAACTGCAACTAGACGTCAACATGTCGCACCGTAAGCTTTCTGAGTTGAATGGTTTAATCCTTAATAAACAACAAATGATCGAGCAGTTGAAAAAACAAGCCGCTCAAAAGGACGAGGAAAGCAATCAAGTCAGAAAAGCGTTAGCAAACGATGAAGCGGCGATCAAAACATCACGCGCTTTGTTAGAGCAGGCAATGAATGACTTGGTCGCGGTTGAAACCAACAAATTAGAACTACAACAACAGCAACAAGGCATCCAAGGGCAATACCAACAAAGTAAGTCGCAGTTGAATGACATTTCAACCCGTTATTATCAACAAAAAATAGGCCTGGCTGCCCACCAGAATAAAGCCCAAGCACTGCAACAAGGCATGACCCGTACACAAGATAATCTGGCACAATTAACTGCGAGGAAAGACCAATTGTTACAGCAAATGAGTCAAGATTTGGATCCGATGTCTGGTAAACAAAATGATTTAGAACAGTTGATTGCGGACCGCATATCTACAGAAAAAATACGCGATGAAAAACGCCAAACAGTGCAGCAGTCTCAATCTGAATTGGATCAATTGGAACGTGCACGCTCAGCACACCAGAGCCAAATTGATCAAGCCCGCAGCGCCTTGGAGCAAGCCAATTTAACGGCGCAATCTAATAAAATGAAAGCCACAGGTTTTTATGAACAACTGAAAGACCAAGGCTTCCACGCCGCCCAAATGGTTGAAGACATGGAAGAAGCGGGACAGTTGAGTCAGAATCTGGATCAACAAGTGGCTGACAAAGAAGAACAGGTGGAGCGCTTAAACCGAGGCATCGTTCGCTTAGAACCTGTTAACCTCGCCGCGATTGAAGAGTTTGAAGAAGAGTCCAAACGGAAAGCCTATTTAGATGAACAAAACAGCGACTTAGAAGCCGCTTTAGGTACGCTTGAAGATGCCATAGCTCGCATCGACAAAGACACCCGTACCTTATTCAAGGAAACTTTTGAAACCGTCAACAACAACATCAAAGAAATCTTCCCTCGCCTGTTTGGTGGCGGCCATGCTTATTTAGAGTTAACGGGTAATGACTTGCTCACTACCGGTGTCACCATCATGGCCAGACCGCCGGGTAAACGTGTTTCAAGTATCCAGTTGTTGTCAGGTGGTGAAAAAGCTTTAACTGCTGTATCACTGGTGTTCGCCATCTTCAACCTGAATCCTGCACCTTTTTGTATGCTGGACGAGGTTGATGCACCATTGGATGATGCCAATGTCAGCCGCTTTTCAGCCATGGTCGCTGAAATGTCTGAAAAAGTGCAGTTCTTGTTTGTCACCCACAACAAGGTGACGATGGAAATCGCCAATCAATTGATGGGCGTTACCATGCGGGAAGCTGGTGTTTCTCGACTGGTATCGGTAGATCTAGCAGAAGCTGAAGAAATGGCACTTCAATAA
- a CDS encoding DUF11 domain-containing protein, whose amino-acid sequence MKFKLFASFFGCLLSGLLFAQEIYGVFGLPNPNIGQRQIGTINQSTGDISLLGNNNSVDAGTLAMTTGATALNVAANLSYFVARNAANEDRIYTVDLTNGTTTANPLLTAGYTTSNNWGVWYDEPNGVLYGLFDRGVNIEIATIDPTTGTVTPHHATLEASGMALGSGLMSGDSTNNRIFVLIEASLYVIDTQNTDTHYALLFEDFWEEYTVSDFFGLEWDTGNEALWLVYNPGGGARKLTGFTEIEDGGEPGQIADIELEFGDPITTSSGLSAMDSQSGQFLFIGRPNGGTWSLFSVDTATEGYTITDIEDTATVQTNGYQGIEVLPGPELSLTKSDGGITAVPGGNISYTLNYSNAPGTGATSGLTLTETVPVDTVFLPGSSTAGWNCVPGNTAGSSCTLTPAELGPGGNAQATFVVQVLDYVSAATTTIDNQASITANNTGDTIQSGTMTAVNATAVLSLSKTDNDILITAPGDNIVYQLSLSNTGNQVTDAAVITETVPNLTTFNAGLSHASWVCADVTAGSECTLDVGSLSGTAFEADFTVTVIPSVPAGTTEVSNIASAIANNAAQTLANDTTPVTSLASLTITKSDGGQSVEPGQSVVYVLNYANIGNQDAANTTINDTILAQTSFDPDNSSPGWVCVFGACVYNIGTLGGGENGTVNFALRLNNPVDEVITELDNTAKIFADNATLVDANDTTPIIADALLRLVKTDGGITAGLDRIINYTLIYFNDGNRNAVGVELTETVPDHTTFQPTSSTPGWTCLPDNQAGSDCTLSLSDLNGSAKGTAFFAVKTDAQISAPITELSNVATLNASNAPFPDSDSVDTPIDINKPRMTAVKDGISDTNISQCNQYDLSTNQLVASFLDDQGNLQGLDDYNNYYLVNTGPDFDVQTLSCGIVQGDDSEVVISQLTVSDSSNAPEVTIDLAETLTPGVYALLFCDGITDVASNPLHFANSFYWDNDHLVFPFRIEHGNLFENAYLDECGPIGISPPPWEWQPEVDGQSWINESTDTDRHDSFISRSVEVISPNGSEVGASQCQAVNSGWPYRVGASLLGDLMQMEDGEISIQCHSSSQADCSDVLSTDEVSLMQSSAPGQWLAYETIIWTDQAAVAARCSITLSNSTEAAMGHLDEFKWQDADLIFADGFESP is encoded by the coding sequence ATGAAATTTAAATTATTTGCCAGTTTCTTTGGTTGTCTTTTATCAGGTCTCTTATTTGCACAAGAAATTTACGGTGTTTTTGGCTTACCCAATCCCAATATTGGACAACGACAAATCGGCACCATAAACCAATCAACCGGTGATATTTCACTTTTAGGCAACAACAACTCTGTTGACGCTGGCACACTGGCCATGACCACTGGCGCGACTGCATTGAATGTAGCAGCAAACCTGTCTTATTTTGTTGCCCGAAATGCAGCCAACGAAGACCGGATATACACCGTAGATTTAACCAACGGTACAACAACAGCCAATCCACTGCTGACGGCAGGTTACACAACCAGCAACAACTGGGGTGTTTGGTATGATGAACCCAATGGCGTGTTATATGGTTTGTTTGATCGCGGGGTGAACATCGAAATCGCCACCATCGATCCAACAACCGGTACAGTTACACCCCACCACGCCACGCTAGAAGCTTCAGGTATGGCATTAGGCAGTGGTTTAATGAGTGGTGATTCAACAAACAATAGAATTTTCGTTCTGATTGAAGCCAGCCTTTATGTGATCGACACACAAAATACCGATACGCACTATGCGTTGCTGTTCGAAGATTTTTGGGAAGAATATACAGTCAGTGATTTTTTTGGATTGGAATGGGATACCGGCAATGAAGCATTGTGGCTGGTTTATAACCCGGGTGGCGGCGCAAGAAAACTCACTGGATTCACTGAAATTGAAGATGGCGGTGAACCTGGGCAAATAGCAGACATTGAACTTGAATTTGGTGACCCCATCACCACCAGCTCTGGTTTATCCGCGATGGACAGTCAGTCTGGACAATTCCTGTTTATTGGTAGACCCAATGGCGGAACTTGGAGTTTATTTTCCGTAGATACCGCAACAGAAGGCTATACCATCACTGACATAGAAGATACAGCCACCGTACAAACCAATGGTTACCAAGGTATAGAAGTGTTACCTGGACCCGAATTGAGCTTAACCAAATCAGATGGTGGCATAACGGCAGTCCCAGGCGGCAACATTTCTTACACATTGAATTACAGCAACGCACCTGGTACTGGTGCCACTTCCGGATTGACTTTAACTGAAACGGTACCTGTTGATACGGTATTTTTACCTGGAAGCAGTACCGCAGGCTGGAATTGTGTGCCAGGTAACACGGCAGGCAGCAGCTGTACGTTGACACCGGCTGAACTGGGACCAGGTGGTAATGCACAAGCCACTTTTGTTGTTCAAGTTTTAGATTATGTGTCAGCAGCAACAACCACCATAGACAATCAAGCCAGTATCACAGCCAATAACACAGGGGATACTATACAAAGCGGCACCATGACGGCAGTGAACGCAACAGCTGTTTTGTCCTTATCAAAAACTGACAATGACATTTTAATTACTGCACCCGGTGACAACATTGTTTACCAATTAAGTTTAAGCAATACTGGCAACCAAGTCACTGATGCAGCAGTCATCACAGAAACCGTTCCAAACTTGACCACCTTCAATGCGGGCTTGAGTCATGCTTCATGGGTATGCGCTGATGTGACTGCTGGTTCAGAGTGTACCTTGGATGTTGGCAGCTTATCAGGCACGGCATTTGAAGCTGATTTTACAGTCACGGTCATTCCTTCCGTTCCAGCAGGAACCACTGAAGTCAGTAATATTGCCTCTGCTATTGCCAACAATGCCGCACAAACCTTGGCCAATGACACAACACCAGTCACGTCATTAGCATCACTGACAATCACTAAATCTGATGGCGGTCAATCGGTCGAACCTGGGCAGTCTGTTGTTTATGTTTTGAATTATGCCAACATAGGCAACCAAGATGCTGCCAACACAACCATCAATGACACCATATTAGCCCAAACAAGTTTTGATCCGGATAACAGCAGCCCAGGTTGGGTGTGCGTGTTTGGTGCTTGTGTTTATAACATTGGAACATTAGGCGGTGGCGAAAATGGAACGGTAAATTTTGCTTTGCGATTAAACAATCCTGTAGATGAAGTCATCACAGAACTTGATAACACAGCCAAAATATTTGCTGACAATGCCACATTGGTTGATGCCAATGACACCACACCCATCATTGCCGACGCCCTACTTCGTCTGGTTAAAACTGATGGTGGCATCACCGCTGGATTAGATAGAATCATCAATTACACCTTGATATATTTTAATGACGGTAACAGAAATGCTGTAGGAGTTGAACTGACAGAAACGGTGCCAGACCACACCACTTTCCAACCAACAAGTAGCACACCTGGCTGGACATGCTTACCTGACAATCAGGCAGGATCAGATTGCACACTGTCACTGAGTGATTTGAATGGCAGTGCAAAAGGTACGGCTTTCTTTGCGGTTAAAACTGATGCACAAATATCAGCCCCCATAACAGAATTAAGTAATGTGGCCACTTTAAATGCCAGTAATGCGCCCTTTCCTGATTCTGACTCAGTTGATACACCAATTGATATAAACAAACCCAGAATGACAGCTGTAAAAGACGGCATATCAGACACCAACATAAGCCAATGCAATCAGTATGATTTAAGCACCAATCAATTGGTCGCTTCATTTTTGGATGACCAAGGCAACTTGCAAGGACTTGATGACTACAACAATTACTACTTAGTCAATACAGGTCCAGATTTTGATGTACAAACATTATCTTGTGGCATTGTACAAGGTGATGACAGTGAAGTAGTCATTTCTCAACTCACCGTATCAGATAGCAGCAACGCACCTGAAGTGACTATTGATTTGGCAGAAACGTTAACCCCTGGCGTCTATGCCCTACTCTTTTGCGATGGCATCACCGATGTGGCCAGCAACCCGCTACATTTCGCTAACAGTTTTTACTGGGACAATGACCACTTGGTATTTCCATTTCGCATAGAACACGGGAATTTATTTGAAAATGCTTATCTTGATGAATGTGGCCCGATTGGCATTTCTCCACCACCATGGGAATGGCAACCAGAAGTTGATGGGCAATCTTGGATCAATGAATCAACAGACACAGATCGCCATGACTCCTTTATTTCACGCAGCGTCGAAGTCATAAGCCCCAACGGCTCTGAAGTCGGCGCATCACAATGTCAAGCAGTCAACAGTGGTTGGCCATATCGCGTGGGTGCTTCTTTGCTGGGTGATTTGATGCAAATGGAAGATGGTGAAATCAGCATCCAATGTCATTCTTCATCGCAAGCAGATTGCAGTGACGTGCTATCAACTGATGAAGTATCACTGATGCAATCATCCGCGCCTGGTCAATGGCTGGCCTATGAGACCATCATTTGGACAGATCAAGCAGCTGTGGCCGCACGTTGCAGCATCACCCTCAGTAATTCGACAGAAGCAGCTATGGGCCACCTTGATGAATTCAAATGGCAAGATGCTGACTTGATATTTGCCGATGGGTTCGAAAGCCCTTAA